From Primulina huaijiensis isolate GDHJ02 chromosome 15, ASM1229523v2, whole genome shotgun sequence, one genomic window encodes:
- the LOC140959575 gene encoding probable auxin efflux carrier component 8 isoform X1 — translation MISISSVSHIITSIIPLYVAMIAAYISLKWWKLFTPDQCLGINKFVANFSIPLLSFRVISTNNPYKMNLKLVCADFLQKTLAFIILSVSARIISGGNLKWIITGVSLSTLPNTLILGIPLLRGMYGSGAVVFLAQIVGLQSLVWYNLLLILFELDATNESLRAAYPPTIVEGESEGPRRDEGEVDDRIRNRKKTKIKMIFLTAGRKLIRNPNTHASLAGLIWASIHFRLGVKLPYVIEKSLSILSDGGLGMAMFSLGLFMASQKSVIACGARKATLAMAMKFVAGPLLIAAPSIALGLRGTLLKVAILQAALPQGLVPFVFAREYNIHPDILSTGYSIRLVFDFYVSSFMLILSVFFQGTGVCPRTQNVVYIIRDCFLSVGWSLVC, via the exons ATGATAAGCATATCCAGTGTCTCTCACATCATTACTTCAATTATCCCGTTATATGTTGCCATGATTGCAGCTTACATATCCCTAAAGTGGTGGAAACTTTTCACACCGGATCAATGCTTGGGGATCAACAAATTTGTGGCAAATTTCTCAATCCCTCTCCTATCCTTCCGAGTGATCTCAACGAACAATCCctacaaaatgaacttgaaaCTTGTGTGCGCCGACTTTCTTCAAAAGACACTAGCTTTCATTATTCTTTCAGTGTCTGCAAGAATAATATCGGGAGGAAATCTAAAATGGATCATTACCGGTGTTTCTTTATCAACACTGCCTAACACTTTGATTTTAGGAATCCCATTATTGAGGGGAATGTATGGAAGTGGAGCTGTGGTTTTCTTGGCTCAGATTGTTGGGTTACAAAGCTTGGTTTGGTATAACCTTTTGTTGATTCTTTTTGAGCTCGATGCTACGAATGAATCGTTAAGGGCTGCATATCCTCCTACAATAGTAGAAG GAGAATCGGAAGGCCCGCGAAGAGATGAAGGTGAAGTAGATGACAGAATCCGGAATCGGAAGAAAACGAAAATAAAGATGATATTTTTAACAGCGGGGAGAAAGCTCATCAGAAATCCCAATACCCATGCATCCTTAGCAGGTCTTATATGGGCAAGCATCCATTTCAG GTTGGGAGTAAAGCTGccatatgtgattgaaaaatcCTTGTCAATATTGTCGGATGGAGGACTTGGGATGGCTATGTTCAGCTTAG GACTCTTCATGGCATCACAGAAATCGGTGATAGCCTGCGGGGCTCGGAAAGCAACATTAGCCATGGCCATGAAATTTGTAGCAGGACCATTACTCATTGCCGCACCCTCGATCGCACTAGGACTGAGAGGAACATTGCTTAAAGTAGCAATCTTGCAG GCTGCTTTACCTCAAGGATTGGTTCCATTTGTATTTGCTAGGGAGTACAACATACATCCAGACATATTGAGCACCGGGTACTCCATTCGACTAGTTTTCGACTTCTATGTGTCATCCTTTATGCTAATCTTATCTGTATTTTTCCAAGGGACTGGCGTCTGTCCCCGTACACAAAATGTGGTGTACATAATACGAGACTGTTTCTTGTCTGTAGGGTGGTCTTTGGTTTGCTGA
- the LOC140958719 gene encoding AP2-like ethylene-responsive transcription factor At1g16060 — protein sequence MQTLTKEEYLASLRRKSSGFSRGISKYRGVARHHHNGRWEARIGRVFGNKYLYLGTYSTQEEAAHAYDIAAIEYRGINAVTNFDLSTYIRWLKPGARTSVPDKKTTPCQDSPPIFSNFQTGEESLSPFLKRRAFSADDLTKQERFANKVPVSPRTKSSPTALGLLLRSSVFKELVEKNSNIEEEIDGESIRNQKREDRNPELGEILYDGIEDRAFVFSSNANNFQLQGPLHFNYDCADIGWEQHNRHDPYQLNNRYHQM from the exons ATGCAAACTCTAACAAAGGAAGAGTATCTTGCCTCACTGAGAAg AAAAAGCAGTGGTTTTTCAAGAGGTATATCAAAGTATAGAGGAGTTGCCAG GCACCATCATAATGGAAGATGGGAAGCAAGGATAGGAAGAGTTTTTGGAAATAAGTACCTCTATCTAGGAACTTACA GTACTCAAGAAGAGGCAGCTCATGCTTATGACATTGCAGCCATAGAATACAGAGGGATAAACGCTGTCACGAACTTTGACTTGAGCACGTATATCAGATGGTTAAAGCCAGGAGCAAGAACTTCAGTTCCAGACAAGAAAACAACACCATGCCAAGATTCACCGCCAATATTTTCCAATTTCCAAACAGGAGAGGAATCACTGTCTCCATTTTTGAAAAGAAGAGCTTTTAGTGCAGATGACCTCACCAAGCAAGAAAGGTTTGCCAACAAAGTGCCAGTTAGCCCACGCACCAAATCCTCTCCAACAGCTCTCGGTCTACTCCTCAGGTCTTCCGTTTTTAAAGAACTGGTTGAGAAGAACTCAAATATCGAGGAAGAAATTGATGGTGAGAGCATAAGAAACCAGAAAAGAGAGGATAGAAACCCTGAACTTGGTGAGATCTTGTATGATGGAATTGAAGATAGAGCATTTGTATTTTCTTCTAATGCAAACAACTTTCAGTTGCAAGGCCCACTCCATTTCAACTACGACTGTGCAGACATTGGTTGGGAGCAACACAATAGGCATGACCCCTATCAGCTAAATAATAGATATCATCAAATGTAA
- the LOC140959575 gene encoding probable auxin efflux carrier component 8 isoform X2, with protein sequence MISISSVSHIITSIIPLYVAMIAAYISLKWWKLFTPDQCLGINKFVANFSIPLLSFRVISTNNPYKMNLKLVCADFLQKTLAFIILSVSARIISGGNLKWIITGVSLSTLPNTLILGIPLLRGMYGSGAVVFLAQIVGLQSLVWYNLLLILFELDATNESLRAAYPPTIVEGESEGPRRDEGEVDDRIRNRKKTKIKMIFLTAGRKLIRNPNTHASLAGLIWASIHFRLGVKLPYVIEKSLSILSDGGLGMAMFSLGLFMASQKSVIACGARKATLAMAMKFVAGPLLIAAPSIALGLRGTLLKVAILQAALPQGLVPFVFAREYNIHPDILSTGVVFGLLIAVPIALAYYFLLGL encoded by the exons ATGATAAGCATATCCAGTGTCTCTCACATCATTACTTCAATTATCCCGTTATATGTTGCCATGATTGCAGCTTACATATCCCTAAAGTGGTGGAAACTTTTCACACCGGATCAATGCTTGGGGATCAACAAATTTGTGGCAAATTTCTCAATCCCTCTCCTATCCTTCCGAGTGATCTCAACGAACAATCCctacaaaatgaacttgaaaCTTGTGTGCGCCGACTTTCTTCAAAAGACACTAGCTTTCATTATTCTTTCAGTGTCTGCAAGAATAATATCGGGAGGAAATCTAAAATGGATCATTACCGGTGTTTCTTTATCAACACTGCCTAACACTTTGATTTTAGGAATCCCATTATTGAGGGGAATGTATGGAAGTGGAGCTGTGGTTTTCTTGGCTCAGATTGTTGGGTTACAAAGCTTGGTTTGGTATAACCTTTTGTTGATTCTTTTTGAGCTCGATGCTACGAATGAATCGTTAAGGGCTGCATATCCTCCTACAATAGTAGAAG GAGAATCGGAAGGCCCGCGAAGAGATGAAGGTGAAGTAGATGACAGAATCCGGAATCGGAAGAAAACGAAAATAAAGATGATATTTTTAACAGCGGGGAGAAAGCTCATCAGAAATCCCAATACCCATGCATCCTTAGCAGGTCTTATATGGGCAAGCATCCATTTCAG GTTGGGAGTAAAGCTGccatatgtgattgaaaaatcCTTGTCAATATTGTCGGATGGAGGACTTGGGATGGCTATGTTCAGCTTAG GACTCTTCATGGCATCACAGAAATCGGTGATAGCCTGCGGGGCTCGGAAAGCAACATTAGCCATGGCCATGAAATTTGTAGCAGGACCATTACTCATTGCCGCACCCTCGATCGCACTAGGACTGAGAGGAACATTGCTTAAAGTAGCAATCTTGCAG GCTGCTTTACCTCAAGGATTGGTTCCATTTGTATTTGCTAGGGAGTACAACATACATCCAGACATATTGAGCACCGG GGTGGTCTTTGGTTTGCTGATAGCTGTGCCGATCGCGTTAGCGTACTATTTCTTGCTGGGTTTGTAG
- the LOC140959576 gene encoding 8-hydroxygeraniol dehydrogenase-like, whose product MAKSPETEHPVKAVGWASNDTSGVLAPFKFSRRATGEHDVQFKVLYCGVCHSDLHMVKNEWGFTLYPIVPGHEIVGIVTDVGEKVEKFKVGDQVGVCCLVGSCRQCDQCAIDLENYCPKQILTYSMPYSDGTVTYGGYSNLMVADEHFVIRWPENLPLDIGAPLLCAGITTYSPLRFFGLDKPGLKVGIVGLGGLGHVAVKFAKAFGTHVTVISTSINKKKEAIESLGADEFLVSRNPEQMQAAAGTLDGILDTVSAVHPLVPLISLLKPNGKLILVGAPEKPLEFHTFPLIQGRKTISGSAIGGLKETQEMIDFAAKNNILPEVEMINIDYINTAMERLLKSDVKYRFVIDIEKSLKAE is encoded by the exons ATGGCGAAATCACCGGAAACAGAGCACCCAGTGAAGGCTGTTGGATGGGCTTCAAACGACACTTCTGGGGTTTTAGCTCCTTTCAAGTTCTCCAGAAG GGCTACTGGGGAGCATGATGTGCAGTTCAAAGTTCTGTATTGTGGCGTGTGCCATTCTGATCTTCATATGGTCAAGAACGAATGGGGATTTACTCTATATCCTATCGTTCCTGG GCATGAGATCGTGGGGATAGTTACTGATGTAGGTGAAAAGGTGGAGAAATTCAAGGTTGGAGACCAAGTAGGCGTATGTTGCTTGGTTGGATCATGCCGCCAATGTGATCAGTGTGCTATTGATCTCGAAAATTACTGTCCCAAACAAATACTCACATACAGTATGCCTTACTCTGACGGGACCGTTACATATGGAGGTTATTCTAATCTCATGGTTGCTGATGAGCATTTCGTCATTCGTTGGCCTGAGAATCTGCCTCTTGATATTGGTGCTCCTCTCTTATGTGCTGGGATCACGACTTACAGCCCATTAAGGTTCTTTGGACTTGACAAGCCGGGGTTGAAAGTTGGTATAGTTGGTCTCGGTGGCCTCGGCCATGTAGCAGTGAAGTTTGCTAAGGCTTTTGGGACTCATGTGACGGTCATCAGTACGTCGATCAATAAAAAGAAGGAAGCTATTGAAAGTCTTGGCGCCGATGAGTTTTTAGTTAGCCGTAATCCTGAGCAGATGCAG GCTGCAGCAGGAACGTTGGATGGAATCCTTGATACTGTGTCCGCAGTTCACCCCCTAGTACCTTTGATAAGTTTGTTAAAGCCCAATGGAAAGCTTATCTTGGTTGGTGCTCCAGAAAAGCCACTTGAGTTTCACACCTTTCCCCTGATTCAAG gGAGGAAGACAATATCTGGAAGTGCAATAGGGGGCCTGAAAGAGACTCAAGAGATGATCGATTTTGCAGCCAAGAACAATATACTACCTGAGGTGGAGATGATCAATATAGATTATATAAACACTGCTATGGAGCGTCTCCTGAAATCTGATGTGAAGTATCGGTTCGTCATTGACATTGAAAAATCGTTGAAGGCTGAGTAA